CCGGCTCCTGAAGTTGAGCCGGCTACTGCTCTCCTTGGCGCGGTCAAGGGCATGGCAGGCGACGGCGGCTGGCTCGATCAAGGTGCGTAGTTCCAGACTCATGTCCTTGACCACAAAAAACGACGAGCCCGGACGGATGATCAGGTATTCGCCGAAGTAACCATTGAAGTGGTTGTCGGGTGTGTCCGGGAGTAGTCCGTAGATTTGCAAATCATCACACAGGTTCGCACGCAGCGGATTGTACTTGGCGATCATGCACTCCTGGCTGGTTTCCATGATGCTGGTCACGATTTTATCGCCAACCGCCACCGGTTTGCCGACGGAGTCCATGACGATGTTTTTACCGACCTGGAGCACCTCGCCTGTTCCTTCATGGCCGAGGACCACGGGGGTCAGTTCAAAGGGGTCATTCTGGTAGCAGTGAATGTCCGTGCCACAGATGCCGCAGGCTTCCACCTTGACCAGGATCTCGTCATCGGTGATGGCGCGCAGTGGGAACTCCTTGATGCGCAGCGTTTTTTTAGCTTCAAGCACAGCGGCCCGACCCGTGGTAGGTACGGTGCTTGGCCTGGATACCGTCCGGTTTTTGAAGGCGTCGTTTACTACTGAGCGAATGAGTGCAGGGTCGATTGGGTCAGCCATTTGACACGGCTTCTACCCTGAAGCCGCCGCTATTTCAATAGCAGAGAAGCAGGATGACACCCAAAATCGGGATGGTTTTTGGTATTTGGAGTTGGAAACTTAAAACTGACAACATAAAACAATCCCATGTGGACATCAGCACACCAATTTGAAGACATTCTCTACGAGAAAAGCGAAGACGGGCAAATCGCCAAAATCACCATCAACCGGCCGGAAGTCCGGAATGCGTTCCGACCCGAAACCACCAAGGAACTACTCGTCTCCCTTGAACTCGCCCACGAAGACCCGGAGGTCGGTGTGATCATTCTCACCGGGGCAGGGGACAAGGCGTTTTGTTCGGGGGGCGACCAGAAAGTGCGCGGCCACGCCGGCTACATCGGTGGCGACGGGGTGCCCCGCCTCAACATCCTCGATGTGCAACGCAAGATCCGCAATTTGCCCAAACCCGTCGTCGCCATGGTCGCCGGTTACGCCATCGGCGGCGGACACGTCCTGCATGTGGTCTGCGACCTCACCATCGCCGCCGACAATGCCATTTTCGGCCAGACCGGCCCCAAGGTGGGATCATTCGACGGCGGTCTCGGCTCCAGCTATCTCTCCCGTATCGTCGGTCAGAAAAAAGCGCGTGAGATCTGGTACCTCTGCCGCCAGTACGATGCCCAGCAAGCACTCGACATGGGACTGGTCAATACCGTGGTGCCACTCGCCGATTTGGAAAAGGAAACCGTCCAGTGGTGTCGGGAAATGTTGGACCACTCACCCATCGCCCTGCGCTGCCTCAAGGCGGCGTTGAATGCCGACTGCGATGGTCAGATGGGTTTGTTAGACCTCGCCGGAAACGCCACCATGCTCTACTACATGAGCGAGGAGGGCAAGGAGGGGAAAAACGCCTTCGTCGAGAAACGCAAACCCGATTTCTCCAAGTTCCCGCGCGTGCCGTAGAGGTCGAACTCCAAGTTTTAAACTCCAAATACCAAGGTAAGAAGTAGCGACCGTGGCGGTCGTGCTACTCAGCAGGCTCGATCATGCTGCCGTATTTATTGCGCAGGGTGACGGTGACGACACCAAAGACCTGACCGACCACACAGGAGATGAGGATCACGGGAACCGACTTGCCGTAGTCGCCCCCCAGAAGATGGTTAGCTGCGAAAAAACATGCGGCACCCACAAACCACGCGGGGATGAAGTCGAGTGCGGGGACTTTTTCAAAGAGAATCACAAAGAAGGCGATCAGGCCCACCGAGACAGGGAAGCCAATATTGGCTGATCCGGAGCACTCGGTGAGCATCAGGCCAAGTTCGATGATGGCGATGGAGGCTGCAACGCCGAAGACCCAGCAACCGATCACCTTGGCGCCACCCTTCGGAGTGCATCCGGCCACAAAGTAACAGGCCCAAGCGGCAAAGCCTGCCCAGGCATAAAACCAGTCACCGGTCATCAGGTCCAACCACTGCATCAGGCCTGCGAGAATCGCGATAATCAAAGCGTGCGGCGTAAATTTAAGGAATTCTTTCATCGTGGGTTTCCTATGTAGAAACAAGTTCTATATGACAACCCAAATCAGCAAAAACCCAAAAGCCGCCCCGAGGTGAGCAAGATATGCGCAGTGGGGAGGGCGGACACTCCTGTCCACCGGCTTTCAAGGGCGACAGGAGTGTCGCCCCTCCCTATTCCACAGCCTTGAACCGATCCCGGTAAAAGCTGCCGTCGGGGGTGATGATATCGGCGTGGAGGATCAGGAGCAAGGTGTGGGTATTGCTGTTGGGGTGGCCGGGTTCGATGATGGCTGGTTCCCCGCGCCGCCAAACGGATCATCGTCTACGTCTGTTTCGGACCGGTCAAGTTGTCTGAGGAAATGGTGGGGAACGGTGATGAATCCGTAGACATATGGGGAGCCGCCGGTAACAACACCATCCTCCCGATGATGGTCATCCCAGGCATATTCCGGTTTCTCCCCGTTGGTATTTTCCTCTGCAAATGCGGTCAGGAACACCCCGACAACAGCAAGTGATCCTACATACAACCAAGTCTTCATCTTAGCGGCACTCTATCAGCCCATCCGAATTCTGTAAATGATGTTCATTCTGTCAAAATACCCGACTGAAAAGCTTGCAAATCCGCGCCAGTAGTGGCTTTTTTGCGCCGCAATGTCAGAAAACCATGAACGCAAGACGCTGGACGAGCGTCATCAGATGTCCGACCTGGAACGCCTCAGGCACTCGTGTGCGCACGTGCTGGCCACCGCCGTGCTGCGGATTTGGCCGGATGCCCAGCTTGCCGGCGGCCCTCCTGTGGACAGTGGTTTTTATTATGACATCGATCTGGATCATTCCATCACCCCCGATGACTTCGCGGGCATCGAGGACGAGATGAAGAAGATCGTCAAGGAGAACCAGACCTTTGAAAAAGTGGTGGTGACCCGCGACGAGGCGATGGCGCTGGCACAGAGCGGTCGGTTAGGCGCCCTCTCCGGGCGCGATGCCGTCAGCCAGTTCAAGATCGACCTGCTCAATGACATTCCCGAGGGAGAGGAGATCTCGATTTATAAAAACGGCGACTTCTGGGACCTCTGCGCCGGACCACACGTGGGCCGGACAGGCAACTGCAAGGCGTTTAAAGTGATGAGTGTGGCCAGTGCGTTTTACAAAGGCGACAACACACGTCCACAACTCCAGCGTATTTACGGCACCTGTTTTAAAAACAAAACCATGTTAGACGAGCATTTGGAAAAGCTGGAGGAAGCCAAAAAGCGCGACCACCGCAGGCTCGGTAAAGAGCTTGGCATTTTCCATATCGATGAAGCGGTCGGTCAGGGGCTTATTCTCTGGAAACCGAAGGGGGGGCTGATGCGCCGTGCGTTACAGGACTTCATCACCGAGGAGCTTGACAAGCAGGGGTACTCCCAGGTGTTCACCCCCCACATCGGCAAACTCGATCTCTACCGCACGTCCGGCCATTTTCCATACTACCAGGAAAGCCAGTATCCGGCGATTGCCGAGCGTGATGCGTTGGAAAAACTATCCGATGAAGGCGCCTCCTGCGCCACCCTGGTCAACGGTTTGGAAACAGGCACCATCGAGGGCTACATGCTCAAGCCGATGAACTGCCCGCATCATATCAAGATTTTTGCCAGCGACCACCACAGTTACCGTGATCTGCCCGTGAGGCTGGCCGAGTTTGGCACCGTTTACCGCTGGGAGCAATCCGGCGAGCTTGGCGGTATGACCCGTGTGCGTGGATTCACCCAGGACGACGCTCACCTTTTCTGCACACCGGACCAGGTGGCGGAGGAAGTGCAGAGCTGCCTCGAACTGGTGAAAAAAGTCCTCAAGACACTCGGTATGGACGATTACCGGGTGCGCCTCTCCCTGCGCGACAAGGATAGCGACAAGTACGTCGGGGACCCGGCGAACTGGGACAAGGCGGAAGACGCCCTGCGCGCAGCGGTGCAGGTGCTTGGGGTCGAATACACCGAGGAGGAAGGCGAGGCTGCTTTCTACGGGCCTAAAATTGATTTCGTGGTAAAAGACGTGATTGGGCGCGACTGGCAGTTAGGCACCGTGCAAGTGGATTACAACCTGCCCGAGCGTTTTGACCTTTCCTACATCGGCTCCGACAACAAACCGCACCGGCCGGTGATGATTCACCGGGCGCCGTTTGGTTCGTTGGAGCGTTTTAGCGGACTGCTCATCGAGCACTTCGAAGGTAAGTTCCCGACCTGGCTCTCACCCGAGCAGGTGCGCGTGTTGCCTATTTCCGAAAAATTCAACGATGCCGCCGAGGAGGCGGTGCAACTGCTGCTTGAGGCAGGCGTGAGGGTTGCCTGTGACCGGAATGCCGACAAGGTGGGTGCTAAAATTCGTCTTGCAAGACTCGACCGTGTGCCGTATATGCTAGTCATCGGAGCACGGGAGGCCGAGAGCGGCACCGTCTCTGTCAGACACCGGGATCGGGATGATCTTGGTTCGATGCCAATTAATGAATTTGTTTCTACCATCCAAACGGAAATTGCTACTCGGTCATTGTAAACCGACTAGGCTCCGTTGATTGCTACCTGCATGGATTATTTTATTGGCATATTCATTACCCCAACACGTCGAAGTGACGTGGATGCCCCGCCGCGCTCGCGCCGTGGACTCAAATCACTTTTCCCAACAAACCAAAGGAGAACACCATAGCTAAACCTAAGAAAAAAACATTCCGTCCCCGTCGTGATATTACGCGTGTCAACGAACGTATCCGTGCCCCCAAAGTACGCGTAGTCTATGAGGACCAGCAGCTGGGCGTCATGAATACGCGGGAAGCCGTTGAAAAAGCCAAATCCGTTGGCCTGGATCTCGTCGAGGTCGCCGCCAACGCCAGCCCGCCAGTGTGCCGCGTGTGCGATTACGGGAAATACAAATACGAACAGGCCAAGCTGAAAAAGAAGTCGCCTAAGACGGTGAACCGCATCAAGGAAATCAAACTTCGGGTGGGAACGGATAAACACGACTACAACATCAAGCTCGCCCGTGCTGAGCAGTTCCTCGATCATGGAAACAAAGTGCGCGTCCGTCTTCAGTTCCGTGGCCGGGAGAATGCCCACCGTGAAATCGGCTTCGATGTTCTCCAAAAAGTAGCCGAGGATTTGAAAGGGATTGCGAATGTCGACCAGCAAGCCCGCCTGGCAGGCCGCGCTGTCAATATGATGCTGTCACCACTCCCCGAGGCACAGCGCAAACGTAAATTCCTACTTAGCCACGGCAACCTCATCGATCCGGATGACCAGGGTGACGAGCATCTTGAGTTCAACGACGACGATGAATTGGTGGCAGGCCACCAAGCAGCGCCCACGGATAACAACGCAACCGACGAAGAAGAATAGGGGGGTTAACACCCTGGAATTCGAAATGTCATGGGCCCGTTAGGATATCCGGAGCTGGTTGTCATCGCTCTGATCGGCTTCTTTTTCCTCTCGCTGGCATTCTGGATCTGGATGTTGGTGGATTGTATTATCCATGAGCCTGCCGAGGGCAACGAGAAGTTGACCTGGGTGATCATCATCGCCCTGACCGGGGCGATCGGCGCGTTGATCTATCTGTTAGCCCGTCGACCAACCCGGAAAAGACTGTATGGTCGTTAGAGTGCATTCACCGCGCCGCGAAACTATGTCCAGACTGCTGTTATTTGATATCGACTGCACCCTGATCGACACGGGGGGTGCGGGTATGGCGGCCATTAAAGAGACGGCCTGTGAACTCTTTGGTGCCGAGGGCCCTGAGCTTGATCTTGCCGGAAGTACCGACTCGGGAATCGTAAGTGGCCTACTCAAGCACTTCGGCAGCGATCTTACGCTGGAGGATTTCTATCAAGTCTACCTCACCAGGCTGGGGCCCAATCTGGCTTCGTTCTCCGGTTGTGTGCTTCCGGGCGTGGAGACGATGTTGTCGGAGCTTGAACAATCAGAAGTAACCCTCGGGTTGCTAACAGGTAATATCGCAGCAGGGGCAAAAGCCAAAATCGATCACTACGGCCTGGATGGATACTTTTCCATCAGCGTAGGAGCCTATGGTGATGACCACCATGACCGCAATCTGCTAGGCCCGGTGGCCCTCCAGAGAGCAAGTGCCGAATACGCCAAGGATTTCCAGGCAGCCAATACCGTGGTCATCGGTGACACCCCCAAGGACATCGCCTGTGGCAAAGCCATGGGGGCGTTGACGCTTGCCGTTGCAACCGGTGGCTTCACCGTGGATGACCTTGCGGCATACGGTCCCGACCTGACGGTGGCTGATTTGACCGCCCCCGTGGTCAGGGAGTTCCTCCGGTAGGACAGCTTTGCAAGCTGTCGGCTGGATGAGGACTTGGGTTGCCGACAGCTTGCAAAGCTGTCCTACCATAACAAAGGTACGACGTCGGCGCCGTGTCGCCGGTCATCTGTCCTGCTGTGACCGCGCCTATAGAGAAATCCCCCAATCAATGCTCCGCCACGGCAGAGCCTGCGATGTAACCGCTGGTCCAGGCATTTTGGAAGTTGAATCCTCCGGTGACGCCATCGATATCAAGAATCTCGCCGGCGAAGTAGAGGCCGGGGGTGATTTTACTCTCCATCGTCTTAAGGTTGACGTCTTTCAGGGGGACACCACCGCAGGTGACAAACTCGTCTTTGTTGATGCTCTTGCCGGAAACCTGATAGGTTCCACCGGTCAATTCACGGCAGAGTTGTCGGGTGCTGTTTTTGCTGAGTTGCGACCAGATACAGTCGTCTGCGATTCCCGCCGATCTACAGAGGCGGTCCCAGAGTCTTTTGGGGAAAGGGTCAAAGGGCGCCCGACCGCACACGCGTCGTTTTCCCCAGTCCTGGCGCGTGTGGCGCAGGGTATCCTCAACGGCTTGGTGGGGGAGCCAGTTGATGTTGATTGGAAATTGGTATCCACGGTCATGCAGCTCCCGCGCGCGCCATGCCGAGAGCTTCAGGATACCCGGCCCGCTGAGTCCGTGATGCGTGATCAGCAGCGGGCCGCTTTGGCTCGGTTTCATCCCGGGCACTGAGACAGTGGCATCGGATACCGAGACTCCCGGAAGACCCTCAAGGCGTGGATCATCAACGTTAAAGGCAAACAAGGACGGCACATTCGGGATGAGTACATGACCCAAAGATTGCGCCAACCGTGCACCGGCCGCTAGGCGGGTGCCACCTGTGGCGAGTAACACAGACCTGGCTAACAGCCTGTCGCCCGGCTCGGTGGTGACGCTGAAATGTCGGGAGTTGTCATTGCCTGGCTGAACCGACTTGACACCGGTGTTTGTTCTAACAGAAACTCCGGCTTCACCGGCTGACCGGGTCAGGCAGTCGATGACGGTTTGTGAGTCATCGGTGACGGGAAACATCCTGCCGTCTGGCTCGGTTTTAAGTTCCACCCCACGGCTCTGAAACCAATCGACGGTGTCGGCCGCCCCCCATCGGTGGAACGGGCCGATCAATGACTTGCACCCACGCGGGTAATATTGAGTCAGTGCCTTGGGGTCGAAACAGGCGTGGGTCACATTACAGCGGCCACCGCCGGAGACCTTGACCTTGCCGAGGACGTGGGCGGTTTTTTCCAGAATTAGCACCCGCGCGCCGGGCAGGGATTCCGCACAGGTGATGGCGGCGAAATATCCGGCGGCACCACCCCCGACCACCAGCAAATCCCACGGTTCTTGATCAAGCATCTTCCTCGAGTTCAAACTCGGCCCAGGTCACGGATTCGTTGAGGGCTGCGACCGCTTCATCGATCAGCTGGTCAAGGTCAGGCTCCTCTCCCTGGCTGTTGAATGCCAGCAGCGGCCCGCCGTGTTCGACTTCCGGTGGATCGTCATCGATGCCCGACTCGCGGACAAAAAACCAGTCGAGGATACCTTCGCCGGTTTCCGGAAGCCATTGCACGATCAGCTCGATG
The sequence above is drawn from the Akkermansiaceae bacterium genome and encodes:
- a CDS encoding zinc-binding dehydrogenase codes for the protein MADPIDPALIRSVVNDAFKNRTVSRPSTVPTTGRAAVLEAKKTLRIKEFPLRAITDDEILVKVEACGICGTDIHCYQNDPFELTPVVLGHEGTGEVLQVGKNIVMDSVGKPVAVGDKIVTSIMETSQECMIAKYNPLRANLCDDLQIYGLLPDTPDNHFNGYFGEYLIIRPGSSFFVVKDMSLELRTLIEPAAVACHALDRAKESSSRLNFRSRVLVQGCGPIGLLMIAVLRTYGVNNIIAVDGNDERLAMARTFGADHTLNFTHYPDLNGLVKEVQKLTKGVGAQFGFQVTGVAQAFSNIFKMVRRGGSVIEIGHFVEGGEARINPHQDICHKEISLIGSWVYNSTDYPNAYHFLQRAERIGIPVSSLITHRFPLDRIQEGFDTNLRQEGEKIMIYHP
- the menB gene encoding 1,4-dihydroxy-2-naphthoyl-CoA synthase, which codes for MWTSAHQFEDILYEKSEDGQIAKITINRPEVRNAFRPETTKELLVSLELAHEDPEVGVIILTGAGDKAFCSGGDQKVRGHAGYIGGDGVPRLNILDVQRKIRNLPKPVVAMVAGYAIGGGHVLHVVCDLTIAADNAIFGQTGPKVGSFDGGLGSSYLSRIVGQKKAREIWYLCRQYDAQQALDMGLVNTVVPLADLEKETVQWCREMLDHSPIALRCLKAALNADCDGQMGLLDLAGNATMLYYMSEEGKEGKNAFVEKRKPDFSKFPRVP
- a CDS encoding DUF1097 domain-containing protein, with the translated sequence MKEFLKFTPHALIIAILAGLMQWLDLMTGDWFYAWAGFAAWACYFVAGCTPKGGAKVIGCWVFGVAASIAIIELGLMLTECSGSANIGFPVSVGLIAFFVILFEKVPALDFIPAWFVGAACFFAANHLLGGDYGKSVPVILISCVVGQVFGVVTVTLRNKYGSMIEPAE
- a CDS encoding threonine--tRNA ligase; translated protein: MSENHERKTLDERHQMSDLERLRHSCAHVLATAVLRIWPDAQLAGGPPVDSGFYYDIDLDHSITPDDFAGIEDEMKKIVKENQTFEKVVVTRDEAMALAQSGRLGALSGRDAVSQFKIDLLNDIPEGEEISIYKNGDFWDLCAGPHVGRTGNCKAFKVMSVASAFYKGDNTRPQLQRIYGTCFKNKTMLDEHLEKLEEAKKRDHRRLGKELGIFHIDEAVGQGLILWKPKGGLMRRALQDFITEELDKQGYSQVFTPHIGKLDLYRTSGHFPYYQESQYPAIAERDALEKLSDEGASCATLVNGLETGTIEGYMLKPMNCPHHIKIFASDHHSYRDLPVRLAEFGTVYRWEQSGELGGMTRVRGFTQDDAHLFCTPDQVAEEVQSCLELVKKVLKTLGMDDYRVRLSLRDKDSDKYVGDPANWDKAEDALRAAVQVLGVEYTEEEGEAAFYGPKIDFVVKDVIGRDWQLGTVQVDYNLPERFDLSYIGSDNKPHRPVMIHRAPFGSLERFSGLLIEHFEGKFPTWLSPEQVRVLPISEKFNDAAEEAVQLLLEAGVRVACDRNADKVGAKIRLARLDRVPYMLVIGAREAESGTVSVRHRDRDDLGSMPINEFVSTIQTEIATRSL
- a CDS encoding translation initiation factor IF-3; this encodes MTRVNERIRAPKVRVVYEDQQLGVMNTREAVEKAKSVGLDLVEVAANASPPVCRVCDYGKYKYEQAKLKKKSPKTVNRIKEIKLRVGTDKHDYNIKLARAEQFLDHGNKVRVRLQFRGRENAHREIGFDVLQKVAEDLKGIANVDQQARLAGRAVNMMLSPLPEAQRKRKFLLSHGNLIDPDDQGDEHLEFNDDDELVAGHQAAPTDNNATDEEE
- a CDS encoding PLDc N-terminal domain-containing protein, with translation MGPLGYPELVVIALIGFFFLSLAFWIWMLVDCIIHEPAEGNEKLTWVIIIALTGAIGALIYLLARRPTRKRLYGR
- a CDS encoding HAD hydrolase-like protein, producing MSRLLLFDIDCTLIDTGGAGMAAIKETACELFGAEGPELDLAGSTDSGIVSGLLKHFGSDLTLEDFYQVYLTRLGPNLASFSGCVLPGVETMLSELEQSEVTLGLLTGNIAAGAKAKIDHYGLDGYFSISVGAYGDDHHDRNLLGPVALQRASAEYAKDFQAANTVVIGDTPKDIACGKAMGALTLAVATGGFTVDDLAAYGPDLTVADLTAPVVREFLR
- a CDS encoding NAD(P)/FAD-dependent oxidoreductase, which translates into the protein MLDQEPWDLLVVGGGAAGYFAAITCAESLPGARVLILEKTAHVLGKVKVSGGGRCNVTHACFDPKALTQYYPRGCKSLIGPFHRWGAADTVDWFQSRGVELKTEPDGRMFPVTDDSQTVIDCLTRSAGEAGVSVRTNTGVKSVQPGNDNSRHFSVTTEPGDRLLARSVLLATGGTRLAAGARLAQSLGHVLIPNVPSLFAFNVDDPRLEGLPGVSVSDATVSVPGMKPSQSGPLLITHHGLSGPGILKLSAWRARELHDRGYQFPININWLPHQAVEDTLRHTRQDWGKRRVCGRAPFDPFPKRLWDRLCRSAGIADDCIWSQLSKNSTRQLCRELTGGTYQVSGKSINKDEFVTCGGVPLKDVNLKTMESKITPGLYFAGEILDIDGVTGGFNFQNAWTSGYIAGSAVAEH